A genome region from Bradyrhizobium commune includes the following:
- the topA gene encoding type I DNA topoisomerase, with translation MNIVIVESPAKAKTINKYLGSSYEVLASFGHVRDLPAKNGSVDPDSNFKMIWEIDPKAAGRLNDIARSLKGADRLILATDPDREGEAISWHVLEVMKEKRALKDQKIERVVFNAITKQAVTDAMKHPRQIDGALVDAYMARRALDYLVGFTLSPVLWRKLPGARSAGRVQSVALRLVCDRELEIEKFVAREYWSLIATLLTPRGDAFEARLVGADGKKIQRLDIGTGAEAEDFKKALELATYAVTAVDAKPARRNPQAPFTTSTLQQEASRKYGFAPAHTMRIAQRLYEGIDIGGETTGLITYMRTDGVQIAPEAITQARKVIGEDYGNAYVPDAPRQYQAKAKNAQEAHEAIRPTDLSRRPDSMSRKLDSDQARLYELIWKRTIASQMESAELERTTVDIRAKAGARTLELRATGQVIKFDGFLALYQEGRDDEEDEDSRRLPAMSPNDALKRQSLSVTQHFTEPPPRFSEASLVKRMEELGIGRPSTYASILQVLKDRGYVKLEKKRLHGEDKGRVVVAFLESFFNRYVEYDFTANLEEQLDRISNNEISWQQVLKDFWTGFIGAVDEIKDLRVAQVLDVLDDMLGQHIYPPRTDGGDIRQCPSCGNGRLNLKAGKFGAFVGCSNYPECRYTRQLAADGEASADRSLGQDPDTGRDVWVKAGRFGPYIQLGEQKDYEEGEKPKRAGIPKGTSPGDIELELALKLLSLPREIGKHPETGEPITAGLGRFGPFVKHEKTYASLEAGDEVFDIGLNRAVTLIAEKVAKGPSRRFGADPGKAIGDHPTLGTVTVKSGRYGAYVTAGGVNATIPAEFEKDTVTLAQAIALIDERAAKGGGKKPAKKAAKPAKAKKAADGEDAAPKPKKPAAKKAAVKSESTSKARAAVSTTAKTSPTKAAATKNPANTPAKKSAGKN, from the coding sequence ATGAATATCGTCATTGTGGAGTCGCCGGCGAAAGCCAAGACGATCAACAAGTATTTGGGCTCGTCCTACGAGGTTCTGGCCTCGTTCGGCCATGTCCGGGACTTGCCGGCGAAGAACGGTTCCGTCGATCCCGACAGCAATTTCAAGATGATCTGGGAGATCGACCCCAAGGCGGCCGGCCGGCTCAACGATATTGCGAGGTCGCTCAAGGGCGCCGACCGCCTGATTCTGGCAACCGACCCTGATCGTGAGGGCGAAGCCATCTCCTGGCACGTGCTGGAGGTGATGAAGGAGAAGCGCGCGCTGAAAGATCAGAAGATCGAGCGCGTGGTGTTCAACGCCATCACCAAGCAGGCCGTCACGGACGCGATGAAGCATCCGCGCCAGATCGACGGCGCGCTGGTCGACGCCTATATGGCGCGCCGCGCGCTCGACTATCTGGTCGGCTTCACCCTCTCCCCCGTGCTGTGGCGCAAGCTGCCGGGCGCCCGCTCGGCCGGCCGTGTCCAGTCGGTGGCGCTGCGTCTGGTCTGCGACCGCGAGCTCGAGATCGAGAAGTTCGTGGCGCGTGAGTACTGGTCGCTGATCGCGACGCTGCTGACCCCGCGCGGCGACGCCTTCGAGGCGCGTCTGGTCGGCGCCGACGGCAAGAAGATCCAGCGGCTCGACATCGGCACCGGCGCGGAGGCCGAAGACTTCAAGAAGGCGCTGGAACTCGCGACCTACGCGGTCACCGCGGTCGACGCCAAGCCTGCGCGGCGCAATCCGCAGGCGCCCTTCACCACCTCGACGCTGCAGCAGGAAGCCAGTCGCAAATACGGCTTCGCGCCGGCGCACACGATGCGCATCGCGCAGCGGCTGTACGAAGGCATCGACATCGGCGGCGAGACCACCGGACTCATTACTTATATGCGTACCGACGGCGTGCAGATCGCGCCCGAGGCGATCACCCAGGCGCGCAAGGTGATCGGCGAGGATTACGGCAACGCCTATGTGCCTGATGCCCCGCGCCAGTACCAGGCCAAGGCCAAGAACGCGCAGGAAGCCCACGAAGCGATCCGCCCGACCGACCTCTCGCGCCGCCCCGACAGCATGAGCCGCAAGCTCGATTCCGATCAGGCCAGGCTGTACGAACTGATCTGGAAGCGCACCATCGCGAGCCAGATGGAATCGGCCGAGCTCGAGCGCACCACCGTCGACATCAGGGCGAAGGCCGGCGCGCGCACGCTGGAGCTGCGCGCCACCGGCCAGGTCATCAAGTTCGATGGTTTTCTGGCGCTCTACCAGGAAGGCCGCGACGACGAGGAGGACGAGGATTCCCGCCGCCTGCCCGCGATGAGTCCGAACGACGCGCTCAAACGGCAGTCGCTCTCCGTCACCCAGCATTTCACCGAGCCGCCGCCGCGCTTCTCGGAGGCCTCGCTGGTCAAGCGCATGGAAGAGCTCGGCATCGGCCGGCCCTCGACCTATGCCTCGATCCTCCAGGTGCTGAAGGACCGCGGCTACGTCAAGCTGGAGAAGAAGCGTCTGCACGGCGAGGACAAGGGCCGCGTCGTGGTCGCGTTCCTGGAGAGCTTCTTCAATCGCTACGTCGAATACGACTTCACCGCCAATCTCGAAGAGCAGCTCGACCGCATCTCCAACAACGAGATCTCGTGGCAGCAGGTTCTGAAGGACTTTTGGACCGGCTTCATCGGCGCCGTCGACGAGATCAAGGATCTGCGCGTAGCCCAGGTGCTGGACGTGCTCGACGATATGCTGGGCCAGCACATCTATCCGCCGCGCACGGACGGGGGCGATATCAGGCAGTGCCCGAGCTGCGGCAATGGCCGGTTGAATCTGAAGGCCGGGAAGTTCGGCGCCTTCGTCGGCTGTTCGAACTATCCGGAATGCCGCTACACCCGTCAGCTCGCCGCCGATGGCGAAGCCAGCGCCGACCGTTCGCTCGGTCAGGATCCCGACACCGGTCGCGATGTCTGGGTCAAGGCCGGCCGCTTTGGCCCCTACATCCAGCTCGGCGAGCAGAAGGATTACGAGGAAGGCGAGAAGCCAAAGCGTGCCGGTATTCCAAAAGGCACCTCGCCCGGCGATATCGAGCTCGAGCTTGCGCTCAAGCTGTTGTCGCTGCCGCGTGAGATCGGCAAGCATCCGGAGACCGGTGAGCCGATCACCGCAGGTCTCGGCCGCTTCGGGCCGTTCGTGAAGCACGAGAAGACCTATGCCAGTCTTGAGGCCGGCGACGAGGTCTTCGACATCGGCCTCAATCGCGCGGTGACGCTGATCGCGGAGAAGGTGGCCAAGGGCCCGAGCCGTCGCTTCGGCGCCGACCCCGGCAAGGCGATCGGCGATCACCCGACGCTCGGCACCGTCACCGTGAAGAGCGGCCGCTACGGCGCCTATGTCACGGCGGGCGGCGTCAACGCGACGATCCCCGCCGAGTTCGAAAAGGACACCGTCACGCTGGCGCAGGCGATCGCGCTGATCGACGAGCGCGCCGCCAAGGGCGGCGGCAAGAAGCCCGCGAAGAAGGCGGCGAAGCCGGCCAAGGCCAAGAAGGCAGCGGACGGCGAAGACGCCGCGCCAAAACCCAAGAAACCGGCCGCGAAGAAAGCCGCGGTCAAATCCGAATCCACAAGCAAGGCGCGCGCAGCCGTGTCGACGACCGCCAAGACGTCGCCGACCAAGGCCGCCGCCACCAAGAATCCTGCAAATACTCCGGCCAAGAAGAGTGCCGGCAAGAATTAG
- a CDS encoding winged helix-turn-helix transcriptional regulator: MVKRTSFEGDSCPIARSLEAIGDWWSLLIIREAFFGLRRFGEFQSKLGMAKNILAVRLRSLVDHGILATAPASDGSAYQEYVLTPKGRGTFPILVALRQWSEAFDDRPEEIATILVDREKGRPVRKLELRAEDGRLLSQTDTTLKPRPASRRRATG, from the coding sequence ATGGTGAAACGAACGAGCTTTGAAGGGGACTCCTGCCCGATCGCACGATCGCTGGAAGCGATCGGCGACTGGTGGTCGCTCTTGATCATCCGCGAGGCATTCTTCGGCTTGCGCCGCTTCGGCGAATTCCAGAGCAAGCTCGGCATGGCCAAGAACATTTTGGCCGTACGCCTGCGCTCGCTGGTCGATCACGGCATATTGGCGACCGCCCCCGCCTCCGACGGCAGCGCGTATCAAGAGTACGTGCTGACGCCGAAGGGCCGCGGCACCTTCCCGATCCTGGTGGCACTCCGGCAATGGAGCGAAGCCTTCGACGATCGCCCCGAGGAGATCGCGACCATCCTGGTCGATCGCGAGAAAGGCCGCCCGGTGCGGAAGCTGGAGCTGCGCGCCGAGGATGGACGGCTGCTCAGCCAGACGGATACCACGCTGAAGCCGCGACCGGCGTCGCGGCGGCGCGCAACAGGCTGA
- a CDS encoding SDR family oxidoreductase — protein sequence MRLKNKTALITGGNSGIGLATAKLFVAEGAKVIITGRNKETLEAAAKELGPNGLALTADATDIAATEAAIKQGAEKFGKLDIVFANAGIPGGTPLGSATLEMFEKVISTNLTGVFFTVQSALPYLNDNASIILNGSVISVLGNPGYSAYGAAKAGVRAMARIMASELSPRGIRVNVVAPGAIRTPIWGAAIATPDAEKAFEKRIGLATPLGRIGEPDHISKTVLFLASDDAAHIQGQEIFVDGGAVASPSGAPIYRG from the coding sequence GTGAGACTGAAGAACAAGACGGCCTTGATCACCGGCGGCAATAGCGGCATCGGGCTTGCGACGGCAAAACTGTTCGTAGCCGAGGGCGCCAAGGTGATCATCACCGGGCGCAACAAGGAGACGCTGGAGGCGGCAGCCAAGGAACTCGGCCCGAACGGGCTCGCGCTCACAGCCGATGCCACCGACATCGCCGCGACTGAAGCTGCGATCAAGCAGGGGGCGGAAAAATTCGGCAAGCTCGACATCGTGTTTGCCAATGCCGGAATTCCCGGCGGCACGCCGCTCGGCTCAGCCACGCTTGAAATGTTCGAGAAGGTCATCAGCACCAACCTCACCGGCGTGTTCTTCACGGTTCAGTCGGCGCTGCCCTATCTCAACGACAACGCCTCGATCATCCTCAACGGCTCGGTGATCTCGGTGCTCGGCAATCCCGGCTACTCGGCCTACGGCGCGGCGAAGGCCGGCGTGCGGGCGATGGCGCGGATCATGGCCTCGGAGCTGTCGCCGCGTGGCATTCGCGTCAATGTGGTCGCGCCCGGCGCGATCCGCACGCCGATCTGGGGTGCTGCGATCGCGACGCCCGACGCGGAGAAGGCGTTCGAGAAGCGCATCGGGCTGGCGACGCCGCTGGGGCGCATTGGTGAACCGGATCACATCTCGAAGACGGTGCTGTTCCTTGCGTCCGACGATGCCGCGCACATCCAGGGCCAGGAGATCTTCGTCGACGGTGGCGCGGTTGCCTCGCCGAGCGGCGCGCCGATCTATCGCGGTTGA
- a CDS encoding FMN-dependent NADH-azoreductase, which yields MKLLHIDSSVLGPHSVSRQVSAAIVDRLRQATPLLDIVYRDLTQTPLAHLSGSHLAAAQGAPAPAELAPDLAASAAVLDEFLAADIVVIGAPMYNFTIPSQLKAWIDRILVAGKTFKYDANGPQGLAGGKRVIVAISRGGFYGAETPSAAGEHLETYLRWVFGFIGITSLEFIPADGIQVGAEHRERALAGALQAATSLHAA from the coding sequence ATGAAACTGCTCCATATCGACTCCAGCGTGCTCGGCCCCCACTCCGTCTCCAGGCAGGTTTCCGCCGCCATCGTCGACCGGCTGCGCCAGGCGACGCCATTGCTCGACATCGTCTATCGCGACCTGACCCAGACCCCGCTTGCCCACCTGTCCGGATCGCACCTCGCGGCCGCCCAGGGCGCACCCGCGCCCGCGGAACTCGCACCCGACCTTGCCGCCAGTGCCGCCGTGCTGGACGAGTTCCTTGCTGCCGACATCGTGGTGATCGGCGCGCCCATGTACAACTTCACCATTCCGAGCCAGCTCAAGGCCTGGATCGATCGCATTCTGGTGGCGGGGAAGACGTTCAAATATGACGCGAACGGTCCGCAGGGTCTTGCCGGCGGCAAGCGCGTGATCGTGGCGATCTCACGCGGCGGCTTCTACGGCGCGGAGACGCCCTCCGCTGCCGGCGAGCACCTCGAAACCTATTTGCGCTGGGTGTTTGGCTTCATCGGCATCACCAGCCTCGAATTCATCCCCGCCGACGGCATCCAGGTCGGCGCCGAGCATCGCGAGAGGGCGCTCGCCGGTGCGCTCCAGGCGGCCACGAGCCTGCACGCGGCCTGA
- a CDS encoding winged helix-turn-helix transcriptional regulator, translating into MDTSLKPSDSHLPAEPVRPGPDHADCRGVASVLSRVGDKWSVLVIMMMGDGPKRFNELKRMINGISQRMLTLTLRGLERDGLVTRTIFPTIPPRVDYELTDLGRGLTQPVMALGEWAFAHLAQIEAARTKFDQRK; encoded by the coding sequence ATGGACACATCTCTGAAACCGAGTGACAGCCATTTGCCCGCCGAGCCGGTGCGGCCGGGTCCCGACCATGCCGACTGCCGCGGGGTCGCCTCCGTGCTGTCGCGGGTCGGCGACAAATGGAGCGTGCTCGTGATCATGATGATGGGCGACGGGCCCAAGCGCTTCAATGAGCTGAAGCGCATGATCAACGGCATCTCGCAGCGGATGCTGACCCTGACCTTGCGGGGGCTGGAGCGCGATGGCCTCGTCACCCGCACCATCTTCCCGACGATTCCGCCGCGGGTGGATTACGAATTGACCGATCTTGGCCGCGGGCTGACGCAGCCGGTCATGGCGCTTGGCGAATGGGCGTTCGCGCATCTGGCGCAGATCGAGGCGGCACGAACGAAGTTCGATCAGCGCAAATAG
- the dprA gene encoding DNA-processing protein DprA yields MLRPQGDAVDAINPSVELTEAERIDRLRLIRSDNVGPRTFNSLVAHFGSARAALERLPDLARRGGASRSGRICSVDEAKAELAASRKLGMSWLAPGEDGYPERLAMIDDAPPLLAVRGDTKTLMRPMIAIVGSRNASGAGLKFAGQLARELGEAGFVIISGLARGVDQAAHRTSVESGTIAVLAGGHDCIYPPEHGDLLVSILDREGAAISEMPLGHEPRARDFPRRNRLISGAALGVVVVEAAHRSGSLITARMAAEQGREVFAVPGSPLDPRAAGTNDLIKQGATLVTEAADIVNAVAPIMERPPMHPASEPDSEPFESDPQGHDREQITSLLGPVPISIDDLVRMSGASPAIVRTVLLELELAGRLERHGGGLVSLL; encoded by the coding sequence ATGCTGCGCCCACAAGGAGACGCCGTGGACGCCATCAATCCAAGCGTGGAGCTTACTGAGGCCGAGCGGATCGACCGCCTGCGGCTGATCCGTTCCGACAATGTCGGGCCGCGCACCTTCAATTCGCTGGTCGCTCATTTCGGCTCCGCGCGCGCAGCACTGGAGCGGCTGCCGGATCTTGCACGGCGTGGCGGCGCGTCGCGATCGGGGCGCATCTGTAGTGTTGACGAGGCGAAGGCAGAGCTCGCCGCAAGCCGGAAGCTCGGCATGTCCTGGCTCGCGCCCGGCGAGGACGGTTATCCGGAACGGCTGGCGATGATCGACGATGCGCCACCGCTGCTCGCGGTGCGCGGCGACACGAAAACCCTGATGCGGCCGATGATCGCGATCGTCGGTTCGCGCAATGCCTCCGGCGCCGGCTTGAAATTCGCCGGGCAGCTCGCCCGCGAGCTTGGCGAAGCCGGCTTTGTCATCATCTCCGGCCTTGCCCGCGGCGTCGACCAGGCCGCGCATCGCACCAGCGTCGAGAGCGGCACGATCGCCGTGCTCGCCGGCGGCCATGACTGCATCTATCCACCCGAGCATGGCGATTTGCTGGTCTCGATCCTCGACCGCGAGGGTGCTGCGATCTCCGAAATGCCGCTCGGCCACGAGCCGCGCGCCCGCGACTTTCCCCGCCGCAACCGGCTGATCTCGGGCGCCGCGCTCGGTGTGGTCGTGGTGGAAGCCGCGCACCGCTCGGGCTCGCTGATCACCGCGCGCATGGCAGCCGAACAGGGCCGCGAGGTGTTCGCCGTTCCCGGCTCGCCGCTCGATCCGCGCGCCGCGGGCACCAACGACCTGATCAAGCAGGGTGCAACACTCGTTACCGAGGCCGCCGACATCGTCAACGCCGTCGCACCGATCATGGAGCGGCCGCCGATGCATCCGGCGAGCGAACCCGACAGCGAACCGTTCGAAAGCGATCCGCAAGGACATGACCGCGAGCAGATCACGAGTCTGCTCGGCCCTGTCCCGATCTCGATCGACGATCTCGTGCGGATGTCCGGCGCATCGCCCGCGATCGTGCGCACGGTGCTGCTGGAGCTCGAGCTCGCCGGCCGGCTCGAACGCCACGGCGGCGGATTGGTGTCGCTGCTCTAG
- a CDS encoding DoxX family protein, with the protein MDTTARYASLVGRLMIGLPFAMSGFGKLAAYGATTAYIASAGLPVPPLAYAIAVLVELGGGLLLIAGYQARSVALTMAVFSLAAAVSFHNNFADQNQMIHFLKNVMMAGGLLQIFAFGAGALSLDARLSRDGVAAAQAAHAH; encoded by the coding sequence ATGGATACGACAGCCCGTTATGCTTCCCTCGTCGGCCGGCTGATGATCGGCCTCCCCTTCGCCATGAGCGGCTTCGGCAAGCTCGCCGCCTACGGTGCGACGACCGCTTACATCGCCTCTGCGGGACTCCCGGTGCCGCCGCTGGCTTATGCGATCGCCGTTCTCGTCGAGCTCGGTGGCGGTCTCCTGCTGATCGCGGGCTATCAGGCCCGCTCGGTCGCGTTGACGATGGCCGTATTCTCGCTCGCCGCGGCGGTCTCCTTCCACAACAACTTTGCCGACCAGAATCAGATGATCCATTTCCTCAAGAACGTGATGATGGCCGGCGGCCTGCTTCAGATCTTTGCCTTCGGCGCCGGTGCGCTCAGCCTTGACGCTCGCCTCTCGCGTGATGGCGTCGCTGCGGCTCAGGCGGCGCACGCGCACTAA
- a CDS encoding amidase — MISLADLQRRIDRGELSPDAAIAQSHAAIEAREKEVHAFVRHDKSAKAQNTGPLRGIAVGIKDIIDTANMPTEMGSEIYRGWQPRADAPVVMMLKRAGATIIGKTTTTAFASRDPTPTLNPHNVGHTPGGSSSGSAAAVGAGMIPLALGTQTGGSVIRPAAYCGAAAIKPSFRLLPTIGVKCYSWALDTVGLFGARAEDLARGLLGMTGRSEFSGIAAANSPRIGVVRQEFAGPVEPAAEQGLQAAIKAAERAGASVEIIEMSETVKEAWRIHPIIQDFEAHRALAWEFSEHHDEIAPMLRASLDATVGLTPREYDEARRIGRHGRRDLGDVFDRVDVLLTYSAPGTPPAKELASTGDPRYNRLWTLMGNPCVNVPVLKVDGLPIGVQVIARFGNDPGALAAAWFLEDAVAKSG, encoded by the coding sequence ATGATCTCACTCGCCGACCTCCAGCGCCGCATCGATCGCGGCGAGCTTTCGCCCGATGCCGCCATCGCGCAGTCGCACGCGGCGATCGAGGCACGGGAGAAGGAGGTCCACGCCTTCGTCCGCCATGACAAATCCGCGAAGGCGCAAAACACCGGCCCGCTGCGCGGCATCGCGGTCGGCATCAAGGACATCATCGACACCGCCAATATGCCAACCGAGATGGGCTCGGAGATCTACCGCGGCTGGCAGCCGCGCGCGGACGCGCCGGTCGTGATGATGCTGAAGCGGGCGGGCGCGACCATCATCGGCAAGACCACGACCACGGCGTTTGCTTCGCGCGATCCGACCCCAACGCTCAATCCGCACAATGTCGGCCATACGCCGGGCGGCTCGTCCTCGGGCTCGGCTGCCGCGGTCGGTGCCGGCATGATCCCGCTGGCGCTGGGCACCCAGACCGGCGGCTCGGTGATCCGGCCTGCCGCCTATTGCGGCGCGGCTGCGATCAAGCCGTCGTTCCGCCTGCTGCCCACCATCGGCGTCAAATGCTATTCGTGGGCGCTCGACACGGTCGGCCTGTTCGGTGCGCGTGCCGAGGATCTCGCGCGCGGACTTCTGGGAATGACCGGGCGCAGCGAATTTTCCGGCATTGCTGCTGCGAACTCGCCGCGCATCGGCGTGGTCCGGCAGGAATTTGCCGGGCCCGTCGAGCCGGCCGCAGAGCAGGGGCTGCAAGCCGCGATCAAGGCGGCCGAGCGCGCCGGCGCCAGCGTCGAGATCATCGAGATGTCCGAGACGGTGAAGGAGGCCTGGCGCATCCATCCCATCATCCAGGATTTCGAGGCGCATCGCGCGCTCGCCTGGGAATTCTCCGAGCATCACGACGAGATTGCGCCGATGCTGCGCGCCAGTCTCGACGCGACGGTCGGCTTGACGCCGAGGGAATATGACGAGGCGCGCCGGATCGGCCGCCATGGCCGCCGCGACCTCGGCGACGTCTTCGATCGCGTCGATGTGCTCCTGACCTATTCCGCGCCGGGCACACCGCCGGCCAAGGAGCTCGCCTCCACCGGCGACCCTCGCTACAACCGGCTCTGGACGTTGATGGGCAACCCTTGCGTCAACGTGCCGGTGCTCAAGGTGGACGGCCTGCCGATCGGCGTGCAGGTGATCGCGCGCTTCGGCAACGATCCCGGTGCGCTGGCGGCGGCCTGGTTCCTGGAGGATGCGGTGGCGAAATCAGGCTAG
- a CDS encoding patatin-like phospholipase family protein gives MSETIVGTLIDGGSQGAGRTAASQLLSATDIWSGAPSPPPIPEPVLVPPPAPPPAPVVQAPASIEIVAVAAPVARKPASSRPWPPRKLSLALQGGGTFAAFTWGVLERLLEEPDIGFDTISGASAGAINALLLACGLAEGGREAARARLNRFWLRLMHEASFRSLMLVGGFSPAGSSVAFGPTLRSGHFDPFDLDPLRQALSRDVNFAALRDTRCPKLLIAATRIRDGQQQVFRNDTICADVALASTCPPLVHCAVEIDGEAYWDGGFGGNPPLVKLVQETAATDVLLVQITPSRDSYVPITLAAIDRRLDQIAANAALNAEIAAIEWARPHTMPALRLSKIAAEDSIEGLAQRSSADLGRGFIRLLHRNGREAAERWLGRDADSAAAQIKSDDPAVPAEPALA, from the coding sequence ATGAGCGAGACAATTGTCGGCACGCTTATCGACGGCGGTTCGCAAGGTGCGGGACGCACCGCGGCCAGCCAGCTGCTGTCGGCAACGGATATCTGGTCCGGAGCTCCCTCGCCGCCTCCCATCCCCGAGCCTGTCCTTGTTCCTCCACCAGCGCCGCCGCCTGCTCCCGTCGTGCAGGCGCCGGCTTCGATCGAGATCGTTGCTGTCGCCGCACCTGTCGCGCGCAAGCCTGCGTCCTCAAGACCCTGGCCGCCGCGGAAACTATCGCTGGCGCTCCAAGGCGGCGGCACCTTTGCCGCCTTCACCTGGGGCGTGCTGGAGCGGCTGCTGGAGGAGCCCGATATTGGCTTTGACACCATCAGCGGTGCCAGTGCCGGCGCCATCAACGCGCTGCTGCTCGCCTGCGGCCTCGCCGAAGGTGGCCGTGAGGCTGCGCGCGCAAGGCTGAACCGGTTCTGGCTCCGGCTGATGCACGAGGCTTCGTTCCGCTCACTGATGCTGGTCGGTGGCTTTTCGCCGGCGGGAAGCTCGGTCGCGTTCGGGCCGACCCTGCGGTCCGGCCATTTCGATCCGTTCGATCTCGATCCGTTGCGGCAGGCGCTGTCGCGCGACGTCAATTTCGCGGCCCTGCGCGACACGAGATGCCCGAAACTCCTGATCGCGGCGACGCGAATCCGCGACGGCCAGCAGCAAGTTTTCCGCAACGACACGATCTGCGCCGATGTCGCGCTGGCTTCGACCTGCCCGCCTCTGGTTCACTGCGCCGTCGAGATCGACGGCGAGGCCTATTGGGATGGCGGCTTCGGCGGCAATCCGCCGCTGGTGAAGCTGGTGCAGGAGACGGCGGCGACGGATGTGCTGCTGGTCCAGATCACCCCGTCCCGCGACTCCTATGTGCCGATCACGCTCGCTGCGATCGACCGCCGGCTCGACCAGATCGCGGCCAATGCCGCCCTCAACGCCGAGATCGCGGCGATCGAATGGGCGCGACCGCACACGATGCCGGCGCTGCGGCTCTCGAAAATCGCCGCGGAAGACTCGATCGAGGGCCTGGCACAGCGCTCCTCGGCCGATCTCGGCCGCGGCTTCATTCGCCTGCTGCACCGGAACGGCCGCGAGGCCGCCGAACGGTGGCTCGGGCGAGATGCAGACTCCGCCGCTGCGCAGATCAAATCGGACGATCCCGCTGTGCCGGCGGAGCCCGCGCTAGCCTGA
- the plsY gene encoding glycerol-3-phosphate 1-O-acyltransferase PlsY, whose protein sequence is MGLEAFLPVAFLIGYLLGSIPFGLILTRLAGTQDLRSIGSGSIGATNVLRTGRKGLAAGTLLLDALKGTVAVVIAGYIAGPNAAMVAGLGAFLGHLFPVWLKFNGGKGVAVYIGILLGLFWPAAVVFCLLWLATAFTTRYSSLSALVAAFITPIFLWWFGHLALSALFAILTLLLFYAHRENIKRLQAGKESRIGEKA, encoded by the coding sequence ATGGGGCTTGAAGCGTTCCTGCCGGTTGCGTTCCTCATCGGCTACCTGCTCGGCTCGATTCCGTTCGGGCTGATCCTGACGAGGCTCGCCGGCACGCAGGATCTACGCTCGATCGGCTCGGGCAGCATCGGCGCCACCAATGTGCTGCGAACGGGACGCAAGGGCCTTGCCGCAGGGACCCTGCTGCTCGACGCGCTCAAGGGCACTGTGGCGGTGGTGATCGCCGGCTACATCGCAGGACCCAATGCGGCGATGGTGGCCGGCCTCGGCGCCTTCCTCGGCCATCTCTTTCCGGTCTGGCTGAAGTTCAACGGCGGCAAGGGCGTCGCCGTCTATATCGGCATCCTGCTCGGCCTGTTCTGGCCGGCGGCCGTCGTGTTCTGCCTGCTGTGGTTAGCTACGGCCTTCACCACCCGCTACTCCTCGCTCTCGGCGCTGGTGGCGGCGTTCATCACGCCGATATTCCTGTGGTGGTTCGGCCACCTCGCATTGTCGGCGCTGTTCGCGATCCTGACGCTGCTGCTGTTCTACGCGCATCGGGAGAACATCAAGCGATTGCAGGCCGGCAAGGAAAGCCGGATCGGCGAAAAGGCCTAG